One window from the genome of Myripristis murdjan chromosome 6, fMyrMur1.1, whole genome shotgun sequence encodes:
- the ano10b gene encoding anoctamin-10 produces the protein MSTVGGDGDDGGCGGDAAQKTQWPGSLSDGGMGPGWTKVSCPCCVSERVEPLVLVQLGDQVRPETKKWLIRLIGAPVKDGGAALLAHPGEDACGDIIVVSAPKCTLLRATEELGLCKPYRSGDMAAFSYHDRDNFKDSDNMEVFLTLAERQHIVKYELDGVRAQRDLRIPGLPDSLALQQRDNIWSKLEHAGVILDTLPLHHQDKLKALSKAWYSGNQLTQPLDEVHSYFGGTVAFYFSFLEFYTWSLLPPAVLGVAITYFSGAVEKEAVDSVSGSDVPSDEEGSVSGHMVQAVFSMLWSTVVMELWKRRSASLSYRWGSFHLAERFAEPRPGFHGDMGVNPVTGRVEPLFPDWKRNLRIAVASVPVVCLFLGLVVLGMLGFYWGEAQVQQLHQDWDSLLSQTLLYLPSVAHIVYTNILATVYKTAAQSLTEFENHREESAFQNHLTGKVLVFTFFNYFAVLFHIAFYKQDLPLLRKRLASLLVVTQLVNQVTEVVVPFLVDHFISAPHRTEREDDPEEDKLRRQRKLPAFPGLFVEYIELLVQFGYLSLFSCVYPLTAVLLLLNNLTEIRSDAFKICKLFRKPFSAPVAGMGVWQIAFEILSFVSVISNCWLLLLSPRMRELSQEAGISGTNSLLLAVLLEHILIVTKMVLACLIPDEPDWLRKKREHIEFTSMRALGQQKQLSEES, from the exons ATGAGCACGGtaggtggtgatggtgatgatggcgGCTGCGGAGGCGACGCGGCTCAGAAGACGCAGTGGCCGGGCAGCCTGAGTGATGGCGGCATGGGGCCCGGCTGGACCAAGGTGAGCTGCCCCTGCTGTGTGTCGGAGCGGGTCGAGCCCCTGGTGCTGGTCCAGCTTGGAGACCAGGTCCGCCCCGAGACCAAGAAGTGGCTCATCAGACTCATTGGAGCTCCGGTGAAGGATGGAG GTGCTGCGTTATTGGCCCACCCGGGCGAGGATGCCTGCGGTGACATCATCGTGGTCTCTGCCCCAAAGTGCACTTTACTCCGAGCCACAGAGGAGCTGGGCCTGTGTAAGCCTTATCGCAGCGGGGACATGGCAGCCTTCTCCTACCATGACCGCGACAACTTCAAAGACTCAG acaaCATGGAGGTCTTCCTGACCCTGGCGGAGCGACAGCACATAGTGAAGTATGAGCTGGACGGTGTGCGGGCGCAGAGGGACCTGAGGATACCCGGGCTGCCCGACAGCCTCGCCCTGCAGCAGCGCGACAACATCT GGAGTAAGCTGGAGCACGCTGGTGTGATTTTGGACACGCTTCCCCTCCACCACCAGGACAAACTCAAGGCTCTCAGTAAAGCCTGGTACTCAGGGAACCAGCTGACTCAGCCTCTGG ATGAGGTCCACTCATATTTTGGAGGTACGGTGGCCTTCTACTTCAGCTTCCTCGAGTTCTACACCTGGTCTCTGCTCCCGCCGGCCGTACTGGGCGTGGCCATCACGTACTTCTCag GTGCGGTTGAAAAGGAGGCGGTGGACTCAGTCTCGGGGTCAGACGTCCCGAGTGATGAGGAGGGCTCGGTGAGCGGTCACATGGTCCAGGCTGTCTTCAGCATGCTGTGGTCCACGGTTGTCATGGAGCTGTGGAAGCGTCGCAGTGCCTCCCTCTCCTACCGCTGGGGATCCTTCCACCTCGCCGAGCGCTTTGCCGAGCCACGACCCGGTTTCCATGGCGACATGGGGGTCAACCCCGTCACGGGCCGCGTGGAGCCGCTGTTCCCCGATTGGAAGAGGAACCTGCGCATTGCCGTGGCATCAGTCCCCGTGGTGTGCCTGTTTCTAG GTCTGGTGGTGCTGGGGATGCTTGGTTTCTACTGGGGGGAGGCCCAGGTGCAGCAGCTGCACCAGGACTGGGATTCCCTGCTGTCTCAGACTTTGCTCTACTTGCCCTCTGTGGCCCACATCGTCTATACAAACATACTGGCCACTGTCTACAAGACAGCGGCCCAGTCCCTGACTGAATTTG AGAACCACAGGGAGGAGTCAGCCTTCCAGAACCATCTAACGGGCAAAGTCCTGGTG TTCACCTTCTTCAACTACTTTGCTGTGCTCTTCCATATCGCCTTCTACAAGCAGGACCTCCCTCTGCTTCGCAAG cgTCTGGCTTCCCTGCTGGTGGTGACGCAGCTGGTGAACCAGGTAACCGAGGTGGTCGTCCCCTTCCTGGTGGACCACTTTATCAGCGCCCCCCACAGGACTGAGAGGGAAGACGACCCAGAGGAGGACAAACTCAGGAGGCAGCGCAAACTGCCCGCTTTCCCT GGCCTGTTTGTGGAGTACATTGAGCTCCTGGTGCAGTTTGGGTATTTGAGCCTCTTCTCCTGCGTGTATCCTCTGACGGccgtgctgctgctcctcaacAACCTGACAGAGATACGATCAGACGCCTTCAAGATCTGCAAGCTCTTCCGCAAGCCGTTCTCTGCCCCTGTGGCTGGCATGGGCGTCTGGCAG ataGCGTTTGAGATTCTGAGCTTCGTCTCTGTTATTTCCAactgctggctgctgctgctgtcaccgCGGATGCGAGAGTTAAGTCAGGAGGCCGGGATCAGCGGCACCAACAGCctgctgctggctgtgctgctggag CACATCCTGATTGTAACCAAGATGGTGCTGGCCTGCCTGATCCCAGATGAGCCCGACTGGCTCCGGAAGAAGAGAGAACACATCGAGTTCACATCCATGCGGGCGCTGGGACAGCAG AAGCAGCTGTCTGAAGAGTCCTGA